The following are from one region of the Pectobacterium actinidiae genome:
- a CDS encoding DUF1080 domain-containing protein, whose amino-acid sequence MSLIPKFPFTTAFLCAAEMFSASASANITIKDFTLSGVSLEQSTFKGEPAFKMTMPTDAIQDPKKEKLADRNYMAWLPFDFGDGVIEVDIASKLVDEAPTYARGFIGLTFRIDSKGHFESIYLRPTNSVAEDQVRRNHSVQYVAYPDYRFDKLRQESPEKYESYAELDMERWIHMKIVVKGEKAELYLDGKSTPSLIVTDLKLGANQRGGVGVWLESGTMAFFRNLKITPVS is encoded by the coding sequence ATGAGTTTGATACCTAAATTTCCTTTTACCACTGCTTTTCTTTGTGCTGCTGAAATGTTTTCGGCAAGTGCTTCGGCTAATATTACTATCAAGGATTTCACTCTATCCGGTGTATCTCTCGAGCAAAGTACCTTCAAAGGTGAGCCAGCATTCAAAATGACCATGCCAACTGATGCCATTCAGGATCCGAAGAAGGAAAAACTGGCAGATCGAAATTATATGGCTTGGTTACCGTTTGATTTTGGTGACGGTGTAATTGAGGTTGATATTGCCAGTAAACTGGTAGATGAAGCGCCAACCTATGCCAGAGGTTTCATTGGCCTGACTTTTCGTATAGACAGCAAGGGACATTTTGAAAGTATCTACCTCCGTCCAACAAATAGCGTTGCTGAAGATCAGGTTCGGCGTAATCACAGTGTTCAGTATGTAGCTTATCCTGATTACAGATTTGACAAACTGCGACAAGAATCCCCAGAAAAGTACGAAAGCTATGCTGAACTGGATATGGAACGCTGGATACACATGAAAATTGTTGTCAAAGGAGAAAAAGCTGAGCTTTATCTCGACGGAAAATCAACGCCATCACTTATAGTTACAGACTTGAAACTGGGTGCAAACCAGCGAGGTGGCGTTGGTGTATGGCTTGAGTCCGGTACAATGGCATTTTTTCGAAATTTGAAAATAACGCCCGTATCCTGA
- a CDS encoding helix-turn-helix domain-containing protein — translation MKFAEKIVDDLIKWIEDNVNRPLYISDVAEQAGYSKWHLQRIFHQYTGENLASYIRKRKLSLAARDLNRTNERVIDISQKYGFDSQQIFTRSFSKAFNVSPIAYRKQNNLLNP, via the coding sequence ATGAAGTTCGCAGAAAAAATTGTAGACGACTTAATTAAGTGGATTGAAGACAATGTAAACCGCCCTCTTTATATCAGCGACGTTGCAGAACAAGCGGGTTATTCTAAATGGCATCTCCAGAGAATATTTCACCAATACACTGGTGAAAATCTCGCAAGCTACATCAGGAAGAGAAAACTCAGCCTTGCTGCTCGCGACCTAAACAGAACGAATGAGAGAGTAATCGATATCTCACAGAAATATGGTTTTGATTCACAACAAATTTTTACCCGCTCATTTAGTAAAGCCTTTAACGTATCCCCGATTGCCTACCGGAAACAAAACAATTTATTAAATCCTTAG
- a CDS encoding LysR family transcriptional regulator, with product MDRLTSMAIYVKAVELGSFSAAADAMNLSAQLVGKHVAALEHHLGVRLISRTTRQHSLTEAGHHFYERAKIILAEVEIAESFAEEVRVVPRGRLKINAPVTFGINALAPLLPLFLEEHPEISVEMTLTNRKVDLIDEGYDAVFRVGALADSALMAKSLAPYQLLLCAAPDYLKKALSLEKPEDLLQHECLIFTHTSLRTQWEFDGPEGHVSLPVSGRLLLDSGEALVSAALSGFGIAMQPTELVWPHIVAGRLEHVLPEYSVPSRPLHVMYAPDRRLTPKLRSFLDFSTRHFGTGPGKSLPASGRVL from the coding sequence ATGGATCGACTGACCAGCATGGCTATCTATGTCAAAGCAGTGGAACTGGGTTCCTTTTCAGCCGCAGCGGATGCAATGAATCTGTCTGCACAGCTTGTGGGTAAGCATGTTGCTGCACTTGAGCACCATCTGGGTGTACGATTAATCAGCAGAACAACCCGGCAACATAGCCTGACTGAGGCGGGCCATCATTTTTATGAGCGTGCAAAAATTATTCTTGCGGAGGTAGAGATAGCCGAATCGTTTGCCGAGGAAGTGAGGGTTGTTCCGCGTGGCAGACTTAAAATCAATGCCCCCGTGACATTCGGCATCAATGCGCTTGCTCCTCTTCTGCCGCTATTTCTTGAAGAACATCCTGAAATATCGGTCGAAATGACGCTAACTAACCGTAAAGTGGACCTGATTGACGAAGGATACGATGCCGTTTTCCGTGTCGGAGCACTGGCGGACAGTGCTTTGATGGCAAAATCCCTTGCCCCTTACCAGTTGCTTCTTTGCGCAGCACCTGATTATCTGAAAAAAGCACTGTCACTGGAAAAACCAGAAGACTTATTGCAGCATGAATGCTTGATCTTCACTCATACCTCCCTCAGAACACAGTGGGAATTTGATGGTCCGGAAGGCCATGTTTCCCTGCCCGTTTCCGGGCGTCTGCTTCTGGACAGTGGCGAGGCGCTGGTCAGCGCAGCCTTGTCTGGTTTTGGTATTGCAATGCAACCAACAGAACTGGTATGGCCGCACATTGTGGCAGGCAGACTGGAACATGTATTACCCGAATACAGCGTACCCTCAAGGCCTTTGCATGTAATGTATGCCCCAGACAGAAGGCTGACACCCAAGCTTCGCAGCTTTCTTGATTTTTCGACCCGTCACTTCGGCACTGGTCCTGGGAAATCACTCCCGGCTAGCGGCCGTGTGTTGTAG
- a CDS encoding MipA/OmpV family protein — protein sequence MKHRSHSSKSVGCSVPNVLGSLMISVFWIPAAIAETSTSSSNETSKWGIGAGVAAVQKPYRDIDVDVLPLPLFSYENRWISASIPKVDLKFLSNESFTLSLRARYAGDGYDADDSPFLTGMDDRKGGIWAGGAMMWKTEIADLSAEILGEVSGYSKGSRAKLQAEKRFASGAFGLTPRLAAEWVDSKFVDYYYGVKRSEVRVDRSFYEGNSTTNLEVGIRMDYTMARQHTLFLDASATRFGSAIKDSPLVDNSSQTSVTIGYIYRF from the coding sequence ATGAAGCATCGCTCTCACTCTAGTAAGTCGGTTGGCTGTTCGGTGCCTAATGTTTTGGGTTCTCTTATGATTTCAGTTTTCTGGATACCCGCTGCAATAGCAGAAACATCAACTAGTAGCAGTAATGAAACTTCGAAATGGGGGATAGGTGCCGGTGTTGCAGCTGTTCAAAAACCATATCGTGATATTGACGTTGATGTACTTCCTTTACCCTTGTTTTCGTATGAAAACAGATGGATTAGTGCTTCTATTCCTAAAGTAGATCTTAAATTTCTCTCTAACGAATCATTTACACTGAGCCTACGAGCCAGATATGCCGGGGATGGTTATGATGCGGATGACTCTCCATTTCTTACTGGTATGGATGACCGCAAGGGAGGTATATGGGCCGGGGGAGCAATGATGTGGAAAACCGAGATTGCCGATCTTTCGGCGGAAATTCTCGGTGAAGTGTCCGGATATAGCAAAGGGTCTCGAGCAAAATTGCAGGCAGAGAAACGGTTTGCATCTGGGGCGTTTGGTTTAACACCTAGGTTAGCTGCCGAATGGGTTGATAGCAAATTTGTTGATTATTACTATGGCGTGAAAAGATCAGAGGTGCGGGTAGATCGCAGTTTTTATGAGGGTAATTCGACTACCAATTTGGAGGTGGGAATTCGTATGGATTATACCATGGCCCGCCAGCATACGCTGTTCCTTGATGCAAGTGCCACCCGGTTTGGGAGTGCGATTAAAGATAGTCCATTGGTTGACAACTCAAGTCAGACATCGGTAACTATCGGTTATATTTACCGTTTTTAA
- a CDS encoding LysR family transcriptional regulator, translated as MPAPFTTDSLRAIVHFVAVADAHSFTEAAEQLGMTRSAIGKSIVRLEERLGTKLFHRTTRKITLTTEGEAYLASCRSALETMQAAESSLLAKQTEPSGVVRIDMPAAFGKTVMMPVLLQIAAQYPELRLVLTFNDRIIDPLDVGFDLAIRFGPLKDTTDLVARSLNAQHLLLCASSEYLSRYGTPLTLEDLDKHRCIMAWRGGSPLNWLVRDPQGQDIRFNPVPFHQISDGDAMIAAGVAGAGIIQFPESLLRPYFTDAKLIPILPELTPSPTELSVIWPRARALMPGVRFIIDELIRLADINTFA; from the coding sequence ATGCCAGCACCTTTCACCACTGATTCTCTCCGGGCCATTGTCCATTTTGTTGCCGTGGCGGATGCACACAGTTTTACCGAAGCAGCCGAGCAACTGGGAATGACCCGCTCAGCAATTGGTAAGAGCATTGTCCGGCTGGAAGAACGACTGGGCACGAAGCTTTTTCACCGTACAACACGAAAAATAACATTGACCACCGAAGGTGAGGCTTATCTTGCCAGTTGCAGAAGCGCACTGGAAACAATGCAAGCCGCAGAGTCATCCCTGCTCGCCAAACAGACAGAACCATCAGGCGTGGTCAGAATTGATATGCCAGCTGCATTTGGAAAAACCGTTATGATGCCGGTGCTGCTGCAAATCGCCGCGCAGTATCCCGAACTCCGACTGGTGCTGACATTCAATGACCGTATTATTGATCCACTGGATGTGGGGTTTGACCTTGCTATTCGCTTTGGTCCTCTGAAAGACACGACTGATTTAGTTGCCCGCTCCCTGAATGCACAACATTTGCTCCTGTGTGCGTCGTCAGAGTATCTGTCCCGTTATGGGACACCTCTTACTTTGGAAGATTTGGATAAACACCGCTGTATTATGGCCTGGCGGGGAGGCTCGCCACTCAACTGGTTAGTTCGCGATCCGCAGGGACAGGATATACGTTTCAATCCGGTTCCATTTCATCAGATAAGTGACGGTGATGCCATGATAGCAGCAGGGGTTGCCGGAGCAGGAATTATACAGTTCCCTGAATCCCTACTGCGTCCCTATTTTACTGATGCGAAACTTATTCCCATTCTACCGGAACTGACACCGTCGCCTACAGAACTGAGCGTAATCTGGCCTCGTGCCAGGGCACTCATGCCCGGGGTCAGGTTCATTATTGATGAGCTGATCCGACTAGCCGATATCAATACATTTGCCTGA
- a CDS encoding NADH:flavin oxidoreductase/NADH oxidase, translating into MTAKFTPFENTGKHLSHAAENINPVPLFQEYGIKSLTLKNRIVVPPMCTYSAENGLANDFHISHYGSLGRGGAALVIVEATAVSPEGRITPSCLGIWNDAQAKKLEQVASAIKSGGAIPGIQLGHAGRKASANEPWNGDDHIVAGNEKAWDTIAPSAVPFGEHLSHIPLEMTTADIRRVQNDFKDAALRARNAGFEWLELHFAHGYLAQSFFSVHSNKRSDEYGIDFEGRSRFLLETVALVREVWPEQYPLTIRFGVLEYDGNDEVTLQESVKLITLLKDKGLDLLDVSVGFTVPGMNVPWGKAFLVEVARQMRNAAKIPVASAWGLGDPEAANDAVASGAMDLVMIGRGFLANPFYTFEIAKKLSKENPSWVLPTPYAHWLERYR; encoded by the coding sequence ATGACAGCTAAATTTACGCCTTTTGAGAATACAGGAAAACACCTTTCTCATGCCGCTGAAAATATCAACCCTGTACCCCTGTTCCAGGAATATGGAATAAAAAGTTTAACGTTAAAAAACCGTATCGTCGTTCCCCCTATGTGCACATACAGTGCAGAAAATGGCCTGGCTAACGATTTTCATATCAGCCATTATGGCAGTCTGGGACGTGGCGGTGCAGCTCTCGTGATTGTAGAAGCCACGGCGGTGTCTCCGGAAGGGCGAATCACACCTTCCTGCCTCGGTATCTGGAATGATGCGCAGGCAAAGAAACTCGAACAAGTGGCATCAGCAATAAAATCTGGTGGTGCAATCCCGGGCATTCAGCTTGGACACGCAGGCAGAAAAGCCAGCGCAAACGAACCATGGAATGGGGATGATCATATTGTTGCTGGCAATGAAAAAGCATGGGATACGATTGCGCCTTCAGCGGTTCCATTTGGTGAACACCTTTCACATATCCCTCTGGAAATGACAACTGCTGATATCCGTAGGGTACAGAACGATTTTAAAGATGCGGCATTAAGAGCCAGAAATGCGGGATTCGAATGGCTGGAGCTTCACTTTGCACATGGATACCTGGCTCAGAGTTTCTTTTCCGTTCACTCCAACAAACGTAGTGATGAGTATGGCATTGACTTTGAAGGCCGGAGCCGTTTCCTGCTGGAGACGGTTGCACTGGTAAGAGAAGTCTGGCCCGAACAATACCCACTGACGATTCGATTTGGTGTGCTTGAGTATGATGGAAACGATGAGGTCACCTTACAGGAATCAGTTAAATTAATCACTCTGCTTAAGGATAAAGGACTGGATCTTCTTGATGTCAGCGTCGGATTTACTGTACCGGGAATGAATGTTCCATGGGGAAAAGCATTCTTGGTTGAAGTCGCAAGGCAGATGCGTAATGCCGCTAAAATTCCTGTTGCTTCTGCATGGGGATTAGGTGATCCGGAAGCCGCAAATGATGCCGTTGCGAGCGGGGCAATGGACCTGGTGATGATAGGACGAGGTTTCCTGGCAAATCCATTCTATACATTTGAAATTGCCAAGAAACTCAGCAAAGAGAATCCGTCCTGGGTTCTTCCGACTCCGTATGCCCACTGGCTCGAACGTTACAGATAA
- a CDS encoding LysR family transcriptional regulator, whose translation MLSKVDLLRYFITAARSNSFKEAAEKMGTTPQTVSRSIRELESALGEILFYRNTRSISVTAYGRGLLPKCEAVIEKVNGIFNTHGKSHGDKSINGLVKVTAPVFLGQRFVYDTLSGLLERYPNLSLDLKFTDNEEDFIQSGIDIGVRVGKIDNNNYLARKIGTVKFDIVISSREFESIKLISSVDELTDRSIILMKDPATGIIRHWHDSHGNSLRFNKVKLISNDSETICKAVCDGIGIAQIPEMVAREYYLRGEMQKVNVTGLMDQLDIYAYRPQSGPVPDRVRLVFDEIVKSIVST comes from the coding sequence ATGTTATCAAAAGTAGATTTATTGCGTTATTTTATCACAGCAGCTCGCTCAAACTCATTTAAAGAAGCGGCAGAAAAAATGGGGACAACTCCGCAGACCGTCTCCCGGTCTATCAGGGAGCTCGAAAGTGCATTAGGAGAGATCCTCTTCTATCGCAATACGCGGAGCATCAGTGTGACGGCATATGGCCGGGGTTTACTGCCGAAGTGTGAAGCTGTCATTGAGAAAGTGAATGGAATTTTCAATACACATGGTAAATCCCATGGTGATAAAAGCATTAATGGGCTTGTGAAGGTAACTGCACCCGTATTTCTGGGCCAGCGCTTTGTTTATGACACGCTGTCCGGTCTGCTTGAAAGATATCCTAATCTCAGTCTTGACCTTAAATTCACTGACAATGAAGAGGACTTCATTCAAAGTGGCATCGATATTGGTGTGCGGGTGGGGAAAATTGATAACAACAACTATCTCGCCAGAAAAATTGGCACTGTAAAATTTGATATCGTTATTTCATCTCGCGAATTTGAATCAATCAAACTCATCTCATCAGTCGACGAATTAACCGATCGCTCTATTATCCTGATGAAGGATCCAGCGACAGGGATAATAAGGCATTGGCATGACAGCCATGGCAATAGCTTAAGGTTTAATAAGGTCAAGCTTATTTCAAACGACTCTGAAACAATATGCAAAGCAGTTTGCGATGGCATTGGCATTGCTCAAATACCTGAAATGGTTGCAAGAGAATATTATCTTCGGGGAGAGATGCAAAAAGTTAATGTTACTGGTTTGATGGATCAACTCGATATCTATGCTTATCGACCTCAATCAGGACCCGTTCCTGACAGAGTCAGGCTCGTTTTTGATGAAATTGTTAAATCCATCGTTAGCACATAA
- a CDS encoding tautomerase family protein, with translation MPVVNIQMFDGRDEAKPAIARAVTEAIATHASVDPQYVYVIFNDVKTENWAISGEIFAETMKKSG, from the coding sequence ATGCCTGTAGTAAATATTCAGATGTTTGATGGCCGTGATGAGGCTAAACCTGCTATTGCCCGTGCGGTAACAGAAGCTATTGCGACACACGCCAGTGTCGATCCACAGTATGTTTATGTCATTTTCAATGATGTGAAAACCGAAAACTGGGCTATTTCTGGCGAAATTTTTGCGGAAACGATGAAAAAGTCAGGTTAA
- a CDS encoding putative quinol monooxygenase: MKNEIMCVFTLSVKEGQFANFRNLVSEIVKETENEPGTLTYMYSVSDDQKTAHIIEGYKADALVSHVDVTFAPFAERFLSHVDVTGLTVYGETDEHIRKRLDAFGAVYMKMFAGFTR, translated from the coding sequence ATGAAAAATGAAATTATGTGTGTATTCACTCTTTCTGTAAAAGAAGGACAGTTTGCTAATTTTCGCAATCTAGTGTCTGAAATTGTAAAAGAGACTGAAAATGAACCGGGAACACTGACCTATATGTACAGCGTCAGTGATGATCAAAAGACAGCACATATCATTGAAGGTTATAAGGCGGATGCGCTGGTATCTCATGTCGATGTTACCTTTGCTCCGTTTGCTGAACGCTTTCTTTCACATGTTGATGTAACCGGCCTGACTGTATATGGTGAAACCGATGAGCATATCAGAAAAAGACTGGATGCCTTTGGCGCTGTTTACATGAAAATGTTTGCCGGTTTTACTCGCTAA
- a CDS encoding TetR/AcrR family transcriptional regulator yields MSRSKSENVRNAFLSAARDVFLEVGFEQSTMDQIASRSGSAKSTLYRYFDSKESLFSALIIKASQGNDNEIINFLYRTGDGPQPISSSESAVDSLIFPSHEENFKDALTKFGQYILSSFHTPRALAVRRMMITASANPDLGKLFYEQGPNKAIQHLGLYFKPLIDRGYLYKSDPHIVACHYFGLLESEVNEAGLHNVITQLSEQQITNIVSRAVEVFIRAYVYKSSD; encoded by the coding sequence ATGTCCAGAAGCAAATCAGAGAATGTCCGAAATGCCTTTTTGTCCGCAGCAAGAGATGTATTCCTTGAGGTCGGATTTGAGCAGTCCACCATGGATCAAATAGCATCAAGATCAGGCAGTGCAAAATCTACATTGTATCGATATTTTGACTCAAAGGAGTCGTTGTTCTCCGCACTGATAATCAAAGCATCACAAGGAAATGACAATGAAATCATCAATTTTTTGTACCGCACTGGTGATGGTCCACAACCGATTAGCTCATCAGAAAGTGCTGTAGACTCACTTATTTTCCCAAGCCATGAAGAAAATTTTAAAGACGCGCTGACTAAATTTGGGCAGTACATTCTTTCTAGTTTTCATACACCACGCGCTCTTGCTGTCAGGCGTATGATGATTACTGCGTCCGCAAATCCAGACTTAGGGAAATTGTTTTATGAGCAAGGTCCAAATAAGGCCATACAACATCTAGGACTATACTTTAAACCTCTCATTGATCGAGGGTATTTATACAAATCGGATCCTCATATTGTTGCTTGTCATTATTTCGGCTTGCTTGAATCTGAGGTAAATGAAGCTGGTTTACATAATGTAATAACCCAACTCAGTGAACAGCAAATTACAAATATTGTTTCACGCGCAGTTGAAGTTTTCATACGTGCTTATGTTTATAAATCATCTGATTGA